From a single Metopolophium dirhodum isolate CAU chromosome 6, ASM1992520v1, whole genome shotgun sequence genomic region:
- the LOC132946400 gene encoding cuticlin-4-like, whose translation MVVKLDRSVGFTMKRCLRHQVYIVFLGALLFLHSTSGDGSLGPENNNAAALPLEHRSGGGYDVGLPLPSGGPLQGPHDDTWPLQAVPDAVKIKHLQVQCEKTHMRVNIEFDRPFYGVIFSKGYYSDPHCVHVKPGTGHLSATFEILLNSCGMTSSGGAGGGGGGGAVSGYGQTPSGSYVENTIIIQYDPYVQEVWDQARKLRCTWYDFYEKAVTFQPFQVDMLHAVTANFLGDNLQCWMQIQVGKGPWASEVSGIVKIGQTMTMVLAIKDEENKFDMLVRNCVAHDGKRTPIQLVDHNGCVIRPKIMYKFQKIKNFGPSASVVSFTYFQAFKFPDSMNVHFQCVIQVCRYHCPEPKCPGDYALPQHAADATGGDYASAGLNSVHPNEYGPPPPPQLADYPAYPDPRHPSGPAGAYSELKPEIVLPNAAPPSASSPKPSQSDAAAAAGDDHNDGNDADDDGLNLPPPPLPGHGASYATVKRQGTVGGDEQQQQQHMNLVSLGGRPRSVDMDGAAKPHRHHRRSTGDPELDVNTSRVIQVVAPGDVNFALNVPNSGNGTNGNGGNGDTVVMSTRSGHSADSVCISVPSFVAGLAMLLSVLVVACLVVTFLFLRVRSMNSAKAMSCGAPPSAQGPYMHGAAFEAAEFVKMASS comes from the exons aTCGTTCCGTCGGGTTCACTATGAAGAGATGCCTGAGGCACCAAGTGTACATCGTGTTCCTCGGAGCTCTGTTGTTCTTACac AGCACCAGCGGCGATGGTAGCCTGGGGCCGGAGAACAACAACGCGGCGGCGCTACCGCTCGAACACAGATCCGGTGGCGGTTACGATGTCGGACTGCCACTGCCGTCCGGCGGTCCGCTACAGGGGCCGCATGACGACACGTGGCCGCTGCAGGCCGTGCCGGACGCCGTCAAGATCAAACACCTGCAGGTGCAGTGCGAGAAGACGCACATGCGAGTGAACATCGAATTCGACAGGCCGTTCTACGGAGTGATTTTCTCTAAAG GTTACTACAGCGATCCTCACTGCGTGCACGTGAAACCCGGCACCGGTCACCTGAGCGCCACTTTCGAGATACTGTTGAACAGCTGCGGCATGACGTCGTCAGGCGGTGccggtggcggcggtggcggcggggCCGTTTCCGGTTACGGGCAGACGCCCAGCGGCAGTTACGTGGAGAACACCATCATCATCCAGTACGACCCTTACGTGCAGGAGGTTTGGGATCAGGCGCGCAAGTTGCGGTGCACGTGGTACGACTTCTACGAGAAGGCGGTCACGTTCCAGCCGTTCCAGGTGGACATGCTGCACGCGGTCACCGCCAACTTCCTCGGCGACAACCTGCAGTGCTGGATGCAGATCCAGGTGGGCAAGGGACCGTGGGCGTCCGAGGTGTCGGGCATCGTGAAGATCGGGCAGACCATGACCATGGTTCTGGCCATCAAGGACGAGGAGAACAAGTTCGACATGCTGGTGCGCAACTGCGTGGCGCACGACGGCAAGCGAACGCCCATACAGCTGGTCGACCACAACGGTTGTGTCATCAGGCCGAAGATCATGTACAAGTTCCAGAAGATCAAGAACTTCGGGCCGTCCGCGTCCGTCGTGTCGTTCACGTACTTCCAGGCGTTCAAGTTCCCCGACTCGATGAACGTGCACTTCCAGTGCGTCATCCAAGTGTGCCGGTACCACTGCCCCGAGCCCAAGTGCCCCGGCGACTACGCACTGCCTCAGCACGCGGCTGATGCCACCGGCGGTGACTACGCGTCCGCCGGCCTCAACTCTGTGCACCCCAACGAGTAcggaccaccaccaccaccgcaaTTGGCCGATTACCCCGCGTATCCGGACCCCAGACACCCGTCCGGGCCTGCCGGCGCGTACTCCGAACTCAAACCGGAAATAGTGTTGCCGAACGCGGCGCCGCCGTCAGCCAGCAGCCCGAAACCGTCGCAGTCGGACGCAGCGGCCGCGGCCGGTGACGACCACAATGACGGCAACGACGCCGACGATGACGGTCTGAACCTTCCACCACCACCATTGCCCGGCCACGGTGCGTCGTACGCCACCGTCAAGCGACAGGGCACCGTCGGCGGTGACgagcaacagcaacaacagcaCATGAACCTGGTGTCGTTGGGTGGCCGTCCGCGGTCCGTCGACATGGACGGCGCCGCCAAGCCGCACAGACACCACCGTCGGTCCACCGGCGACCCCGAGTTGGACGTCAACACCAGCCGCGTCATACAGGTGGTCGCGCCCGGCGACGTCAATTTCGCGTTGAACGTGCCCAACAGCGGCAACGGCACCAACGGCAACGGCGGTAACGGCGACACGGTCGTCATGTCCACCCGGTCCGGCCACTCGGCGGACAGCGTGTGCATCAGCGTCCCGTCGTTCGTCGCCGGTCTGGCCATGCTCCTGTCCGTGTTGGTGGTCGCCTGCCTGGTAGTCACGTTCCTGTTCTTGCGGGTCCGTTCCATGAACAGCGCGAAGGCCATGTCGTGCGGTGCACCGCCGTCCGCACAGGGACCGTACATGCACGGCGCGGCGTTCGAAGCCGCCGAGTTCGTCAAGATGGCCAGCTCGTAG